The region CTTTAGTTTTTGTACACCCCTTTAGTTTTTGTACATTTGTTATATCATGATATATGTTGCATGTTTGGGTTGAATGTAATGATGTGTTGGAGAATGTAGAATATGCAAGAGCACACAACACAGATCATCAATCAAGAGTGTTGCTTGAAGCTGCTTCAATGATGGTCGAAACCAGGTTTCTTTTTTTTCATCAAGATAATTTAGCATATGCAAGAGCATACAACATGGATCTTTGTGATTGAAGGTTTGCGCTTATGATAGTGGACAGTGCAACTGCTCTTTATCGAACTATTCTGGTAGAGGTGAACAATCATCCGGATGCATCTTGTAAAGTTCTTGAGGAGCCTTCAGAAGTTAGCGGATGAAGTaataatgttttatgttttgtCCACACTTTTTTTAGTAAAAATAATGTTTGGGTTCTAAAGTGGTATACATTTTGTTTATTCGTTCGGTGTAGCTGCATGTGGTGATCACTAATCAAGTTGTGGCCCAAGTAGATGGTTCAAGCACGTTTGCAGGGCCTCAAATTAAACTAATTTGTGGCAACATCATGACTCATGCTTCTACAACAAGGTATGTCATTTTATATGTGATAAATGATATGTGATTAGTGGAAGTTAAGAAAATTTGTTGCTATTTATGGATTGACAGGCTAGCTTTAAGGAAAGGAAGGGGGAAGAACGAATTTGCAAAGTGATTAGTTCCCCGTGTTTAGCTGAAGCTGAAGCTAGAAGGTGTTAATGATGTTAACGACTGAATGCTTTTTGCCAAGCTTTGTTTCTCATTTCTGTTTTGAATTTGGCTCTTTGTGTATAAACACATGACAGTATGGAATGCAAATACAAATTTTCCCATTCGATCTCTATATTTTTTGGCTTGAGAACATATTATTTGACAGAATTGAAGAAAGATTAAGTAGAACAAAAGTTGGATTAAATATAGATTTTTGTTCTTTATAACATATAGGCATGTAGCAACGTACTtttgacaaaaataaataaattaaattaaataaataaataacccaAAATGGTCTTGACAGAGAAAGAACTTGTTGTGACGATATTATTTTGTTAGAAGTTATAAGTAATTTTTGTTAGATATTAAAACAAATGCATCATCTAATCTAATAGACAAAGTCCATCACCACCAAACCAAAAAATGTCTCAAAGTGTATTTAGTTAGTTGTTTATGATTTTCTAAACtgtttatttaatatatttattgGTTATAAAGGTTTGATGATTGATAATTAATTCCAATTTGTTTTGACCTTACTGTCCTTACATACTCAACAATTAACAATTACTCATCTAATCTATCCATTAAGCCCCTTTAATAATTTATATAGCTTGTTATAATATCCTGTTCTTGGATGGTCTCAATCACATAGATTACCAATCATAACAATATTTTACGAGACAATCAAGAATGGCCCCAAACACCTCCTATTTGTTTCAACAACACcccaaccaatatatatatatatatatatatatatatatatatatatatatatatatatatatatatatatatatatatatccagagAGACATACACAGATTCACATCCAAATCTGAAAGGGGCGAAATATTCCATCAATTCCAACCACAAGCTGTGTATATAAACAACCAACTTGGCAACTTACATCCTCAATTTCTCTCATAATATACATATCTCCACTCATCAAAACCTCTGTTTTAGCTTGGTTTCAGATTTAGATAATCAATGGCGAAAGGTGGAAAGCTAATCAAGATCAAATCGGTGCTAAAGAAGTGGCATTCATTTGGGAACGGGAAGCCAGGTGGTCTGACGAAAGGCTGCTTCAGTGCGTCCACTTCCGATGAGGATATTGAGTGCCCGCAGCAGAAGTTGAGCCGTTCTCATTCTCATCCTGCTGTGTATGTAGGCAAATCACGGCGGCGCTACCTTATAAGCTTCGGTGTGGCCCAACACCCATTGTTTCAAGAGCTTGTGGAACGTTCGGGTTCAGGTTTAGACGATGAGGATCATCCCAATGTGACGATTAAATGCGAGGTTGTGCTGTTTGAACATCTTTTGTGGATGATCGAGAATGCAGTTTCTCAACCTGACGCTTTGCATGAGCTTGTGGATTTTTACGCTTGCTGAAACTAATCCTGGTCAATCTAtgctttttattttatatattttatattttagaaaaataaaatttatgtGCTATTTTATCCTCTTATTTCATTTCATCCTTTAATTTTACAAGCATCATCTTCTTTTGTTGATTCTTTGCAATATGTACTTGAACTAGGTTTTTAAGCCGCACATTGATGTGGGAGTTTAAGTGTTTAACCAATAATTTtgtgttataatatttttttggcGTAATAAGATACTACACTTCAAAAACACCGTATCTTTGCAAAGTATAACGTCTTATCTAAAGGAATCTTCGTTAAAGTCTCATTGTTTTACATTAATTTACGAATaagtctcaaactaaaatttgtttacga is a window of Lactuca sativa cultivar Salinas chromosome 1, Lsat_Salinas_v11, whole genome shotgun sequence DNA encoding:
- the LOC111914940 gene encoding DNA repair protein RAD51 homolog A, whose translation is MLHVWVECNDVLENVEYARAHNTDHQSRVLLEAASMMVETRFALMIVDSATALYRTILVEVNNHPDASCKVLEEPSELHVVITNQVVAQVDGSSTFAGPQIKLICGNIMTHASTTRLALRKGRGKNEFAK
- the LOC111914894 gene encoding auxin-responsive protein SAUR78; protein product: MAKGGKLIKIKSVLKKWHSFGNGKPGGLTKGCFSASTSDEDIECPQQKLSRSHSHPAVYVGKSRRRYLISFGVAQHPLFQELVERSGSGLDDEDHPNVTIKCEVVLFEHLLWMIENAVSQPDALHELVDFYAC